From Aerosticca soli, a single genomic window includes:
- a CDS encoding acyl-CoA dehydrogenase, with the protein MSVLLLVSILVLVVALCAYHRWPLAVGVAAVMLATLAAGALVHAQAPTLILLGLEALAAVLLLWPLARQRLVSAPLLKLFARAMPRLSATEQTALEAGTVGFEGQLFSGRPDWRALLGQPAPALSAEEQAFLDGPVERLGAMIDDWQITHELADLPPEVWAFLKRERFFGMIIPKAYGGLGFSALAHSAVLQKLAGMSCTLASTVAVPNSLGPAELLLHYGTEAQKNHYLPRLAVGEEIPCFALTGPQAGSDATSIPDVGIVCRQRVDGVDTLGMRLTFDKRYITLAPVATLIGLAFRLYDPDHLLGETEDLGITLALIPRDTPGLVIGRRHFPLNIPFQNGPLHGKDVFVPLSALIGGPAMAGHGWRMLVECLSVGRAISLPSSATGSMRLACAATGAYARLRKQFGLSIARFEGVEEALARIGGLTYAGIALARATAAAVDRGEKPAVSSAIAKYHATEWARVVAGCMMDVHGGKAVQLGPKNYAGRGWQSVPIAITVEGANIMTRSLMIFGQGAIRCHPYVLDEIAALDIAEPGRRLQAFDRALFGHLGFVLSNAVRSFVMGLAGGRLGAAAGDAYTRRYFRKLNRYSAALALTADVFMAVLGGRLKFKEKLSARLGDVLSHLFIASAMLKRYEDAGRPEAERPLLAWAFHESMWLTQNALDGAIRNFPVRPVAWLLRVLVFPLGRREVPPSDRLGRRVAALLTAPNEARDRLLDWLYLTPTPNNTVGRLNALLPDVIAAEPVERKLVKAVKSGVIDTHDADRQLAAALDRGLIDRTEYDLLQRVRETGGEFIAVDDFDTEDLRAGKPRGEAA; encoded by the coding sequence ATGTCCGTGCTGCTGCTGGTGTCGATCCTGGTGCTGGTCGTGGCGCTGTGCGCCTATCACCGGTGGCCTCTTGCCGTGGGCGTCGCCGCTGTGATGCTCGCCACGCTGGCGGCGGGCGCGCTGGTCCACGCGCAAGCGCCGACCCTGATCCTGCTCGGCCTCGAGGCCTTGGCGGCCGTGCTGCTGCTGTGGCCGCTCGCGCGGCAGCGGCTCGTCAGTGCGCCGCTGCTCAAGCTCTTCGCGCGTGCGATGCCGCGGCTTTCGGCGACCGAGCAGACCGCGCTCGAGGCCGGCACGGTGGGCTTCGAGGGACAGCTCTTTTCCGGCCGGCCCGATTGGCGCGCGCTGCTCGGCCAGCCCGCGCCCGCGCTCAGCGCCGAGGAGCAGGCCTTCCTGGACGGGCCGGTGGAGCGGCTCGGCGCGATGATCGACGACTGGCAGATCACCCACGAGCTCGCCGACCTGCCGCCGGAGGTGTGGGCCTTCCTGAAGCGCGAGCGCTTCTTCGGCATGATCATTCCCAAGGCCTACGGCGGCCTCGGTTTCTCGGCGCTGGCCCATTCGGCGGTGCTGCAGAAGCTGGCCGGCATGTCCTGCACGCTGGCCTCCACCGTCGCTGTGCCCAACTCGCTGGGACCGGCCGAGCTGCTGCTGCATTACGGCACCGAGGCGCAGAAGAACCATTACCTGCCGCGCCTGGCCGTGGGCGAGGAGATCCCGTGTTTCGCGCTGACCGGCCCGCAGGCCGGCTCCGACGCCACCTCGATTCCCGATGTGGGCATCGTCTGCCGGCAGCGCGTCGATGGCGTGGACACCCTCGGCATGCGGCTCACCTTCGACAAGCGCTACATCACCCTGGCGCCGGTGGCCACGCTGATCGGCCTGGCCTTCAGGCTGTACGACCCGGACCACCTGCTCGGCGAGACGGAGGATCTCGGCATCACCCTTGCGCTGATCCCGCGCGACACGCCGGGGCTGGTCATCGGGCGGCGCCATTTTCCGCTCAACATCCCGTTCCAGAACGGTCCGCTGCACGGCAAGGACGTGTTCGTGCCGCTGTCCGCCCTGATCGGCGGCCCGGCCATGGCCGGTCACGGCTGGCGCATGCTGGTCGAGTGCCTGTCGGTGGGACGCGCCATTTCGCTGCCGTCCTCGGCCACCGGCTCGATGCGGCTGGCCTGCGCGGCCACCGGCGCCTACGCCCGCCTGCGCAAGCAGTTCGGGCTGTCCATCGCTCGCTTCGAAGGCGTGGAGGAAGCACTCGCCCGCATCGGTGGACTCACCTATGCCGGCATCGCGCTCGCCCGCGCCACCGCGGCGGCGGTGGACCGCGGCGAGAAGCCGGCGGTGTCCTCGGCGATCGCCAAATACCACGCCACCGAATGGGCGCGCGTGGTCGCCGGCTGCATGATGGACGTGCACGGCGGCAAGGCCGTGCAGCTCGGCCCGAAGAACTACGCCGGGCGCGGCTGGCAGAGCGTGCCGATCGCGATCACCGTGGAAGGGGCCAACATCATGACCCGCAGCCTGATGATCTTCGGCCAGGGGGCGATCCGCTGCCATCCTTACGTGCTCGACGAAATCGCCGCGCTCGACATCGCCGAGCCCGGTCGCCGCCTGCAAGCCTTCGACCGCGCACTGTTCGGCCATCTGGGTTTCGTCCTTTCCAACGCCGTGCGCAGCTTCGTCATGGGCCTGGCCGGTGGCCGTCTGGGCGCGGCGGCGGGCGATGCCTACACCCGCCGCTATTTCAGGAAACTCAACCGCTACAGCGCCGCGCTCGCGCTGACCGCCGATGTCTTCATGGCCGTGCTCGGCGGTCGGCTCAAGTTCAAGGAAAAACTCTCCGCCCGCCTGGGCGACGTGCTGAGCCATCTCTTCATCGCCAGCGCCATGCTCAAGCGCTACGAGGACGCCGGCCGGCCGGAGGCCGAGCGGCCCCTGCTGGCCTGGGCCTTCCACGAAAGCATGTGGCTGACCCAGAACGCGCTGGACGGGGCCATCCGCAACTTCCCGGTACGTCCGGTGGCCTGGCTGCTGCGCGTGCTGGTGTTTCCGCTCGGCCGTCGCGAGGTGCCGCCGTCGGACCGCCTGGGTCGGCGCGTGGCGGCGCTGCTCACCGCCCCCAACGAGGCGCGGGACCGGTTGCTCGACTGGCTGTACCTGACGCCCACGCCCAACAACACCGTGGGCCGCCTGAACGCACTGCTGCCCGACGTGATCGCCGCCGAGCCGGTCGAACGCAAGCTCGTCAAGGCCGTCAAGAGTGGCGTCATCGACACCCACGACGCCGACCGGCAACTGGCCGCGGCGCTCGACCGCGGCCTCATCGATCGCACCGAATACGACCTGCTGCAGCGCGTCCGCGAAACCGGCGGCGAGTTCATCGCAGTGGATGATTTCGACACCGAGGATTTGCGGGCAGGAAAACCGCGCGGCGAGGCGGCGTAG
- a CDS encoding alpha/beta fold hydrolase: METAADGLPLAGEIWQPHGAPAVLFAHGLGQTRLAWRGAAAALAARGHRCVSFDSRGHGESGRVAGGGYALEQFAADLRQIAGRQPQPPILIGASMGGLLGLLLAGELRPAPFRALVLVDITPRWESSGVARILDFMQAHADGFADYAEAADRIAAYLPQRRERKREDQLRPLLRRGEDGRLRWHWDPALLSGLAQESARHQPRLLAAAARVAVPVLLLSGSRSDVVSRATVAEFLALVPHARHVEVPGATHMLAGDANDDFTAAIGAFIDTLDGAARP; this comes from the coding sequence ATGGAGACCGCCGCCGACGGCCTGCCGCTGGCGGGCGAGATCTGGCAGCCGCATGGCGCGCCGGCCGTGCTGTTCGCGCACGGGTTGGGACAGACGCGTCTGGCCTGGCGCGGTGCGGCGGCGGCCCTGGCCGCGCGCGGCCATCGCTGCGTGAGCTTCGACAGCCGCGGCCACGGCGAAAGCGGCCGCGTCGCTGGCGGCGGCTACGCGCTCGAGCAGTTCGCCGCCGACCTCAGGCAGATCGCGGGGCGGCAGCCGCAGCCGCCGATCCTGATCGGCGCCTCCATGGGCGGCCTGCTCGGCCTGCTCCTGGCCGGCGAGCTGCGGCCAGCGCCGTTTCGCGCGCTGGTGCTGGTGGATATCACCCCGCGCTGGGAGAGCAGCGGCGTGGCGCGCATCCTCGACTTCATGCAGGCCCACGCGGACGGTTTCGCCGATTACGCCGAGGCGGCCGACCGCATCGCCGCCTATCTGCCGCAGCGGCGCGAACGCAAGCGCGAGGATCAGCTCAGGCCGCTCCTGCGCCGGGGCGAGGACGGCCGCCTGCGCTGGCATTGGGATCCGGCCCTGCTGTCCGGCCTGGCGCAGGAAAGCGCGCGGCACCAGCCGCGGCTGCTCGCCGCCGCCGCGCGGGTGGCGGTGCCGGTGCTGCTGCTCTCCGGTTCGCGCAGCGACGTGGTCTCGCGCGCCACGGTGGCGGAGTTCCTGGCGCTGGTGCCGCATGCGCGGCACGTCGAGGTGCCCGGCGCCACGCACATGCTGGCGGGTGATGCCAACGACGACTTCACCGCGGCGATCGGCGCCTTCATCGATACGCTCGACGGGGCCGCCCGGCCCTGA
- a CDS encoding PIN domain-containing protein — translation MKYLLDSVIVIDHLNGIAPATRFLAEHASACAVSVITRAEVLAGFDDADVPLARELLDLFPALPITADTADLAARLRRRLHLKLPDALQAALAAGHELTLVTRNTRDFRSGPDFKVQVPYTV, via the coding sequence GTGAAGTACCTGCTCGATTCGGTCATCGTCATCGACCACCTGAACGGCATTGCGCCGGCAACGCGCTTTTTGGCCGAACATGCCAGCGCCTGCGCGGTGTCGGTCATCACGCGCGCCGAGGTGCTGGCCGGCTTCGACGACGCGGACGTGCCGCTGGCCAGGGAACTGCTGGACCTGTTCCCGGCGCTGCCGATCACGGCCGACACCGCAGACCTCGCCGCGCGGCTGCGCCGACGCCTGCACCTGAAACTGCCCGACGCCCTGCAGGCCGCACTGGCCGCCGGCCACGAGCTCACGCTGGTGACGCGCAACACGCGCGACTTTCGCAGCGGGCCGGACTTCAAGGTGCAGGTGCCGTACACGGTATGA
- a CDS encoding ribbon-helix-helix protein, CopG family, translating to MHDDRDIVIVFFGYPKAMPKTLVNLDPEDKAWLDQEARRRKQPMTELVRQAVRSFRLREQNRGRPDLADVLQRTAGLWRQGDGLAWQRRLRDEWNRTE from the coding sequence GTGCACGATGACCGCGATATCGTTATCGTCTTTTTTGGATATCCTAAAGCCATGCCAAAAACCCTCGTCAACCTGGACCCGGAAGACAAAGCCTGGCTCGACCAGGAAGCCCGCCGGCGCAAGCAGCCGATGACCGAGCTGGTGCGACAGGCGGTGCGCAGCTTTCGCCTGCGCGAGCAAAACCGCGGCCGGCCGGATCTGGCGGACGTGCTGCAACGCACCGCCGGACTGTGGCGTCAGGGCGATGGGCTCGCCTGGCAACGACGCCTGCGCGACGAATGGAACCGGACGGAGTGA
- a CDS encoding TetR/AcrR family transcriptional regulator yields the protein MNASAKPERSRLSAENWEDAALELMAEQGVGALAVEALARRLGVTKGSFYWHFRTREALLKAALERWEQYGEREVIAQIETIADPRVRLVELFRRVAHEVQPHKVYAALLKALDHPLVVPVMARVSQRRTEFLTTAFREAGLPPKEALNRARLTYAAYVGFLQLHFTLGLPRMSHEDFEAYVEHMIGTLIPA from the coding sequence ATGAACGCGAGCGCCAAACCCGAACGCAGCCGCCTGTCCGCCGAAAATTGGGAAGACGCCGCGCTGGAACTCATGGCCGAACAGGGCGTGGGCGCGCTCGCGGTGGAGGCGCTGGCCCGGCGTCTGGGCGTCACCAAGGGCAGTTTCTACTGGCATTTCCGCACCCGCGAGGCCCTGCTCAAGGCCGCGCTGGAGCGCTGGGAGCAATACGGCGAACGCGAGGTGATCGCCCAGATCGAAACCATCGCCGACCCGCGCGTGCGTCTGGTCGAACTGTTCCGCCGCGTCGCCCACGAGGTGCAGCCGCACAAGGTGTACGCGGCGCTGCTCAAGGCGCTGGACCATCCGCTGGTGGTGCCGGTGATGGCGCGGGTCTCGCAGCGGCGCACCGAGTTCCTCACCACCGCCTTCCGCGAGGCGGGGCTGCCGCCCAAGGAGGCGCTCAACCGCGCGCGGCTCACCTATGCCGCCTATGTCGGCTTCCTGCAGCTCCATTTCACCCTGGGGCTGCCGCGCATGAGCCACGAGGACTTCGAGGCCTACGTCGAGCACATGATCGGCACGCTGATTCCGGCCTGA
- the cas2 gene encoding CRISPR-associated endonuclease Cas2 gives MDEHLYIVTYDIADEKRWRAVFKIMKGYGEWLQLSVFQCRLSPRRHAELIELLTGAINHRQDHVLLMNLGPADKVDPRVVSLGKNFQAIDKVPLII, from the coding sequence ATGGACGAGCACCTGTACATCGTCACCTACGACATCGCCGACGAAAAACGCTGGCGCGCGGTGTTCAAGATCATGAAGGGCTACGGTGAATGGCTGCAGCTGTCAGTATTCCAATGCCGTCTGTCACCGCGGCGCCATGCCGAGCTGATCGAACTGCTCACCGGCGCCATCAATCACCGGCAGGATCATGTCCTGCTGATGAATCTTGGGCCCGCGGACAAAGTCGATCCACGCGTGGTGAGCTTGGGCAAAAATTTCCAAGCCATAGACAAAGTGCCATTGATCATATGA
- the cas7g gene encoding type I-G CRISPR-associated RAMP protein Csb1/Cas7g — MNLDLASIANVPRLLFEVPLRPLQGQRFQPTGFPGLGAATFQTASGQSLLVESAQSMANRLELTVWDAANNDLTPTASGLSHVRVLRHDAFLTDTVLEAHRLNSPYLLEGRDKSFFETLKADLGGLEAGPIDRKKLATTLLKFDVGSLLHGVFLAKKELAGGRLRVARALSAFIEADGVRVAASGGVKNDHVNPSGDTKAGFGNVPFARDEFTADRITLYVNLDLGQIRGYGLGADAERLLVLLALYKLRALLDGSLRLRTACDLEPASDRVEARRPTGFVLPDAATLANALRPAIEACAHLMTVTEVRYDDELKKSKDTSDADDDAGSDDNGD, encoded by the coding sequence ATGAATCTCGATCTCGCCTCCATCGCCAACGTGCCACGCCTTCTGTTCGAGGTGCCCTTGCGCCCGCTGCAGGGGCAGCGTTTTCAGCCCACCGGCTTTCCGGGCCTGGGCGCCGCCACGTTTCAAACCGCCAGTGGCCAAAGTTTGCTGGTGGAAAGCGCGCAAAGCATGGCCAACCGGCTCGAGCTGACCGTTTGGGATGCCGCCAATAACGACCTCACCCCAACGGCGTCCGGTTTGTCTCACGTGCGGGTACTTCGCCACGACGCCTTCCTGACCGACACGGTTTTGGAAGCGCACCGCCTGAACAGCCCTTACCTACTCGAAGGCAGGGACAAGAGCTTTTTCGAAACACTGAAAGCCGACCTCGGCGGGCTGGAGGCAGGTCCCATCGACCGCAAGAAGCTGGCGACTACGCTGCTGAAATTCGATGTCGGTTCCCTGCTGCATGGCGTTTTTCTGGCCAAGAAAGAACTCGCCGGCGGGCGTCTGCGCGTGGCGCGCGCCTTGTCGGCCTTCATCGAGGCGGACGGGGTGCGTGTCGCCGCTTCCGGCGGTGTCAAGAACGATCACGTCAACCCGAGCGGCGACACCAAGGCCGGCTTTGGCAACGTGCCGTTTGCACGCGACGAATTCACCGCCGATCGCATCACCCTGTACGTGAACCTGGACCTCGGCCAGATCCGCGGCTACGGCCTGGGGGCGGATGCCGAGCGGCTGCTCGTCCTGCTGGCGTTGTACAAGCTGCGGGCACTGCTCGACGGCTCACTGCGCCTGCGGACCGCCTGCGATCTGGAGCCGGCCAGCGACCGTGTCGAGGCGCGCCGGCCGACGGGTTTTGTGCTGCCGGACGCCGCGACGCTCGCCAACGCGCTGCGGCCTGCCATCGAGGCCTGCGCGCACCTCATGACGGTCACCGAGGTCCGCTACGACGATGAACTGAAAAAAAGTAAAGACACATCCGACGCCGATGACGACGCCGGTTCAGATGACAACGGGGACTGA
- the cas4g/cas1g gene encoding CRISPR-associated endonuclease Cas4g/Cas1g, producing the protein MANPDDPSDAPPAPQNLQGELPLPFPEFSGDLPLLPARMVNEFQYCPRLAYLEWVQGEWADSADTVDGRYRHRRVDVPSGDLADPADTEPDARQHARSITLSSNRLGLIARMDIVEADGDLATPVDYKRGKRPHVARGAYDPERVQLCVQGLILEEHGFTVPAGVLYYAESKERVRVEFDDELRALTRSAVDGLRHIAAGGHVPPPLVDSPKCPRCSLVGICLPDEVNFLARMTEPPRPLAVPREEALPLYVQARGAKVSKSGETLEVFVEDQKVATARLGETSQVVLQGGVYLTSPALHELMAREIPVTWLSHGGWFLGHTIGLGHKNVEIRTAQYRASFDERHCLRLARGFVAAKVRNARTLLRRNWKRGEPPANLLDEFRRDIEQAERATSLQTLLGVEGNAAARYFRHFRDMLGSTDGMSARFDFEKRNRRPPADPVNALLSYAYSLLARSVSVAVTAVGFDVYRGFYHQPRYGRPALALDLMEPLRPLIADSAVIMAINNAEVRPSDFLSVAGAVSLTGDGRKRFIASFERRLSQEVTHPLFGYRVSYRRLLELQARLLARHLLGEIPEYPNFTTR; encoded by the coding sequence TTGGCCAACCCCGACGATCCGTCCGACGCCCCGCCCGCCCCGCAAAACCTGCAGGGCGAACTGCCGCTGCCGTTTCCGGAGTTCTCCGGCGATCTGCCGCTGCTGCCGGCGCGCATGGTCAACGAATTCCAGTACTGCCCGCGTCTGGCGTACCTGGAATGGGTGCAAGGCGAATGGGCCGATTCGGCCGACACCGTGGACGGGCGCTACCGGCATCGGCGCGTGGACGTGCCGTCCGGCGATCTTGCCGACCCGGCCGACACCGAGCCCGACGCCCGACAGCACGCGCGCTCCATCACGCTGTCGTCCAATCGCCTGGGCCTGATCGCCCGCATGGACATCGTCGAGGCCGACGGCGACCTCGCCACGCCGGTGGACTACAAGCGCGGCAAGCGCCCGCACGTGGCGCGCGGCGCCTACGATCCCGAGCGCGTGCAGCTGTGCGTGCAGGGCCTGATCCTGGAAGAACACGGCTTTACCGTGCCGGCCGGCGTGCTCTATTACGCCGAGAGCAAGGAGCGCGTGCGGGTGGAATTCGACGACGAACTGCGCGCGCTCACGCGCAGCGCCGTCGATGGCCTGCGCCACATCGCCGCCGGTGGGCACGTCCCGCCGCCGCTGGTGGACAGCCCCAAATGCCCGCGCTGCTCGCTGGTCGGCATCTGCCTGCCGGACGAGGTGAACTTCCTCGCGCGCATGACCGAGCCGCCGCGGCCGCTCGCCGTGCCGCGCGAGGAGGCGCTGCCGCTGTACGTGCAGGCGCGCGGCGCCAAGGTGAGCAAGAGCGGCGAGACGCTCGAAGTGTTCGTCGAGGACCAGAAAGTCGCCACCGCGCGCCTGGGCGAGACCTCGCAAGTGGTGCTGCAGGGCGGCGTCTACCTCACCAGCCCGGCGCTGCACGAACTCATGGCGCGCGAGATTCCCGTCACCTGGCTGTCGCACGGCGGCTGGTTTCTGGGGCATACCATCGGTCTTGGCCACAAGAACGTCGAGATTCGCACTGCCCAGTACCGGGCGAGTTTCGACGAACGGCACTGCCTGCGTCTGGCGCGCGGCTTCGTGGCCGCCAAGGTTCGCAACGCCCGCACGCTGCTGCGGCGCAACTGGAAGCGCGGCGAGCCGCCGGCGAATCTGCTCGACGAATTCCGCCGCGACATCGAACAGGCCGAGCGCGCTACCAGCCTGCAGACCCTGCTCGGCGTGGAGGGCAACGCCGCCGCGCGCTACTTTCGCCACTTCCGCGACATGCTGGGCAGCACCGACGGCATGAGCGCGAGATTCGATTTCGAAAAACGCAACCGCCGCCCGCCGGCCGATCCGGTCAACGCGCTACTTTCCTACGCTTACAGTCTGCTCGCGCGCAGCGTGAGCGTGGCCGTCACCGCGGTCGGCTTCGACGTTTATCGCGGCTTCTATCACCAGCCGCGCTACGGCCGTCCGGCGCTGGCGCTCGATCTCATGGAACCGCTACGGCCGCTGATCGCCGACTCGGCCGTGATCATGGCCATCAACAATGCGGAGGTCCGGCCAAGTGACTTTCTATCCGTCGCGGGTGCCGTGTCGCTCACGGGCGACGGGCGCAAGCGCTTCATTGCCAGTTTCGAGCGGCGCCTGTCACAGGAAGTGACGCACCCGCTGTTCGGGTATCGTGTCAGCTACCGCCGCCTGCTGGAACTGCAGGCCCGCCTGCTGGCCCGCCACCTGCTGGGCGAAATTCCCGAATACCCCAACTTCACCACCCGCTGA
- the csb2 gene encoding type I-G CRISPR-associated protein Csb2: MPTLCLRFPGRRYHATPWGHHVNEGLVEWPPSPWRLLRALLATGYARLHWPADGPPPVARALVEKLASVPPRYRLPNAVGTHSRHYMPLARFKNGREDTTLVFDTWAQVDAGELAVHWPVELTADETAVLQELAHALGYLGRSESWVEAQLADAGDAQTFPVFAGEAADCPGRGWEQVPLLGLQPAAEYAQWRIGALATACADAGIDPHKPKLAAKEKKTLAEVEQSLPKDLIACLQVDTAWLRRLGWSQPPGTCKLFYWRPTTCLEAGAPKPRPSARKAPAVSCMLLGLSTSSTSRGSLPRIERALPQGERLHRLLVAQAARLSGHSRVLSGCDEHRQPLTMPHQHAHLIHLDLDADGHLDHVLIWAPMGLDAEAQAAVRATRRSFMKGGAGELRLTLAGLGELDDFARLPAPFDAAIEALSGGAGALRWRSFTPFVPPRYLKPRGRNTLAGQVNAELAARGLPPAIEVSVLDPHQDEQARRARHFKRVRAGGPPPPQDVGFVLELGFAQPVRGPLALGYGCHFGLGVFAAVPD, translated from the coding sequence GTGCCCACCCTGTGCTTGCGCTTTCCCGGGCGGCGTTACCACGCCACGCCGTGGGGGCACCACGTCAACGAAGGGTTGGTGGAATGGCCGCCGTCACCCTGGCGGCTGCTGCGCGCCCTGCTGGCCACCGGCTATGCCAGGCTGCACTGGCCGGCCGACGGACCGCCACCGGTGGCACGCGCGCTCGTCGAAAAATTGGCGTCCGTACCGCCGCGCTATCGCTTGCCGAACGCCGTCGGCACCCACAGCCGGCATTACATGCCGCTGGCGCGCTTCAAGAACGGCCGCGAAGACACCACGCTGGTGTTCGACACCTGGGCGCAGGTGGATGCGGGCGAACTGGCCGTGCATTGGCCGGTTGAGCTGACAGCCGATGAGACGGCGGTGCTGCAGGAGCTGGCGCACGCGCTCGGCTACCTTGGCCGGTCGGAAAGCTGGGTAGAAGCGCAGCTCGCGGACGCCGGCGATGCGCAGACGTTCCCGGTCTTTGCCGGCGAAGCAGCCGACTGCCCCGGCCGCGGCTGGGAACAGGTGCCCCTGCTGGGCCTGCAGCCGGCCGCCGAGTATGCCCAGTGGCGCATTGGGGCACTGGCAACGGCGTGTGCCGACGCCGGCATCGATCCGCACAAACCCAAGCTGGCCGCCAAAGAGAAGAAAACACTCGCCGAAGTGGAGCAGAGCCTGCCAAAGGACCTCATCGCCTGCCTGCAGGTGGATACCGCTTGGTTGCGGCGCCTGGGCTGGAGTCAACCGCCGGGCACCTGCAAGCTGTTTTATTGGCGGCCGACCACCTGCCTCGAAGCCGGTGCGCCCAAACCACGCCCCTCGGCGCGCAAGGCGCCGGCGGTGTCCTGCATGCTGCTTGGCCTGTCCACGTCCAGCACCAGCCGCGGCAGCTTGCCGCGCATCGAGCGCGCGTTGCCGCAAGGCGAGCGGCTGCACCGCTTGCTGGTAGCGCAGGCTGCGCGCCTGTCCGGTCATTCCAGGGTGCTCAGCGGCTGTGACGAACATCGTCAGCCGCTCACCATGCCGCACCAGCATGCGCACCTGATCCATCTCGATCTCGACGCCGATGGGCACCTCGACCACGTCTTGATCTGGGCGCCGATGGGACTCGATGCCGAAGCCCAGGCGGCCGTGCGCGCAACCCGCCGCAGCTTCATGAAAGGCGGCGCCGGCGAATTGCGGCTGACGCTGGCGGGCCTGGGTGAGCTCGACGATTTCGCCCGGCTGCCGGCGCCGTTTGACGCGGCAATCGAGGCATTGTCAGGTGGCGCGGGAGCGCTGCGCTGGCGCTCGTTCACGCCCTTCGTTCCGCCGCGCTACCTGAAACCCCGCGGACGCAACACGCTGGCGGGGCAGGTGAACGCGGAGCTTGCCGCGCGCGGCCTGCCGCCAGCGATCGAGGTCAGCGTGCTCGATCCCCATCAGGACGAGCAGGCTCGCCGCGCCCGGCACTTCAAACGGGTTCGTGCCGGCGGTCCGCCACCCCCACAGGACGTGGGTTTCGTCCTGGAGCTGGGATTTGCTCAACCGGTGCGCGGCCCGCTCGCACTGGGTTATGGCTGCCACTTTGGCCTGGGCGTGTTCGCGGCCGTTCCTGACTGA